A genomic segment from Sulfitobacter mediterraneus encodes:
- a CDS encoding Bax inhibitor-1/YccA family protein: MADVNTIRAAAGARAAEIDAGLRAHMNKVYGTMSIGMLITFAAAWALSGLAVTADPSGASAQIGPDKYLTGLGYALYASPLKWVVMFAPLAFVFGFGAAINRMSAATAQTVFYLFAATMGVSISSIFLVFTGYSIAQVFLITSIAFAGLSLWGYTTKKDISGWGSFLIMGVIGLIVASIVNIFLASSALMFAISAIGVLIFAGLTAYDTQKIKTEYLAHAHHGDTEWLGKAAIMGALNLYLDFINMFMLLLQLFGNRE; encoded by the coding sequence ATGGCTGACGTGAATACAATCCGGGCCGCAGCCGGAGCCCGCGCCGCCGAAATCGATGCGGGTCTGCGCGCCCATATGAATAAGGTCTACGGCACAATGTCGATCGGCATGCTGATCACATTTGCCGCAGCTTGGGCCCTGTCCGGCCTTGCCGTGACAGCAGATCCATCTGGCGCATCCGCGCAGATCGGTCCTGACAAATATCTGACTGGCCTCGGTTACGCGCTTTATGCCTCGCCGCTGAAGTGGGTTGTGATGTTTGCGCCGCTGGCCTTTGTCTTTGGCTTTGGTGCCGCGATCAACCGCATGTCGGCGGCCACCGCGCAGACCGTGTTCTATCTTTTCGCCGCAACGATGGGTGTTTCCATCAGCTCGATCTTTCTGGTCTTCACCGGCTATTCGATCGCGCAGGTGTTCTTGATCACCTCGATCGCCTTTGCCGGTCTGTCCCTCTGGGGCTATACCACAAAGAAAGACATCTCCGGCTGGGGTAGCTTCCTGATCATGGGCGTGATCGGCCTGATCGTCGCGTCTATCGTAAACATCTTCCTCGCCTCTTCGGCGCTGATGTTCGCGATCTCGGCCATCGGTGTTCTGATCTTTGCCGGTCTGACCGCCTATGACACCCAGAAGATCAAAACCGAATACCTGGCCCACGCCCACCACGGCGATACGGAATGGCTTGGCAAAGCGGCGATCATGGGTGCGCTGAACCTCTATCTGGACTTCATCAACATGTTCATGTTGCTGCTCCAGTTGTTCGGCAATCGCGAATAA
- the rpmG gene encoding 50S ribosomal protein L33: protein MAKPTTIKIRLNSSAGTGHFYVTKKNARTMTEKMVVRKYDPVARKHVEYKEGKIK, encoded by the coding sequence ATGGCAAAGCCAACCACGATCAAGATCCGTCTGAACTCGTCCGCGGGCACAGGCCATTTCTACGTGACCAAGAAGAACGCACGCACCATGACGGAAAAGATGGTTGTCCGTAAGTATGACCCCGTTGCGCGCAAGCACGTGGAATACAAAGAAGGCAAGATCAAGTAA
- a CDS encoding SDR family NAD(P)-dependent oxidoreductase, which translates to MKLTGKTALVTGGSDGIGRHICLKLAAQGLRIAALGRDKGRLDAVAAEALRAGAPEAQGFVCDLAQTEQIDAVVTAILDGFGPIDILINNAGIWHKAGPLDSIDPAMIEATLATNLNGAIHLTRALLPGLRSREEAAILNVVSKSGVLAQAGQSVYTASKYGMRGFTDVLKQDEAESGVRVAGLYQSGTNTGMFDKAGEDVPNHIFTEPDDLADVVVFMLSRPAKLWMHDVRIEL; encoded by the coding sequence ATGAAACTCACCGGAAAAACCGCCCTCGTCACGGGTGGCAGCGATGGCATCGGGCGGCACATCTGTCTCAAACTTGCCGCTCAGGGCCTGCGCATCGCGGCGCTGGGGCGCGACAAAGGCCGTCTGGATGCCGTGGCCGCAGAGGCGCTTCGGGCGGGCGCACCGGAGGCCCAGGGTTTTGTCTGTGATCTGGCCCAAACCGAACAGATTGACGCTGTTGTAACGGCGATTCTCGATGGCTTCGGCCCCATCGACATTCTGATCAACAACGCTGGCATCTGGCACAAGGCCGGCCCGCTCGACAGCATTGATCCGGCCATGATTGAGGCAACACTGGCCACCAATCTCAATGGCGCGATCCACCTGACCCGTGCCCTCTTGCCGGGGTTGCGCAGCCGCGAGGAGGCCGCGATTCTCAATGTCGTTTCCAAATCCGGTGTTTTGGCGCAGGCCGGACAATCGGTCTATACCGCCAGCAAATATGGCATGCGCGGCTTTACCGATGTGCTCAAGCAAGATGAGGCCGAAAGTGGCGTGCGGGTGGCGGGGCTTTATCAAAGCGGCACAAACACCGGCATGTTCGACAAGGCAGGCGAGGATGTGCCAAACCATATTTTCACCGAACCAGATGATCTGGCCGATGTGGTGGTTTTCATGTTGTCACGGCCTGCAAAACTGTGGATGCACGATGTGCGCATCGAGTTGTGA